From a single Hevea brasiliensis isolate MT/VB/25A 57/8 unplaced genomic scaffold, ASM3005281v1 Scaf1, whole genome shotgun sequence genomic region:
- the LOC110648489 gene encoding uncharacterized protein LOC110648489: protein MGKKKKDIIQLERESVIPILKHKLIAALSDHIELGADRDEFLKLCQRVEYTIRAWYHLHFEDLMQLYALFEPIYGANKLEQQNLTPEDIDICEQKFLSCLFEVMDKSNFKIATDDEINIALSAQYRLNLPIVVNEAKLDKRLFTKYFAKNPHDNLPYFADKFIIFRRGFGIDKMTAYFIKSKINTILARLWRCFLTVTGLKRILFTKSGASIDKDIKPVEICVEDDQNDLYVERIRIEKMKLSFSNLIGKVTIQEPTFQSIIVVYRRTSSKKETERNIYVKQFKNIPMADMEIVLPEKKNPGLTPMDWVKFIVSAVIGLVTVIGSLSSPKADIRVIFAILSSVVGYCVKTYFTFQSNLVSYQSLITQSVYDKQLDSGRGTLLHLCDNVIQQEVKEVIVSFFVLMEQGQATRQELDQRCEDLIKHEFGEICNFDVDDAVQKLEKLGIVTKDTAGRYTSVNLKLANEIIGTTTEEVVLKAKHRDSSSRYYGKVKSF from the exons atgggTAAAAAGAAGAAAGACATTATTCAACTGGAGCGAGAATCTGTAATTCCCATACTCAAGCACAAGCTCATTGCAGCTCTATCTGACCACATTG AACTTGGAGCTGATCGTGATGAGTTTTTAAAACTCTGCCAGAGAGTCGAATATACAATTCGAGCATGGTACCATCTACATTTTGAAGATCTCATG CAATTGTATGCCCTCTTTGAGCCCATTTATGGAGCCAATAAATTGGAGCAGCAGAATCTAACCCCGGAAGATATTGACATTTGTGAACAGAAGTTTTTGTCATGCTTATTTGAG GTGATGGATAAGAGTAATTTCAAAATAGCTACTGATGATGAGATTAATATTGCACTTTCTGCACAATATCGTTTAAATCTTCCAATCGTAGTCAATGAAGCTAAG CTCGACAAGAGGCTGTTTACTAAGTACTTTGCAAAGAATCCTCATGATAACCTCCCATATTTTGCTGATAAG TTCATAATCTTCCGGCGTGGATTTGGAATTGATAAGATGACTGCTTACTTTATCAAATCAAAAATAAATACAATTCTTGCGCGTTTATGGAGGTGTTTCTTGACAGTTACTGG GTTAAAAAGAATTCTCTTCACAAAATCAGGAGCATCTATTGACAAAGATATAAAACCTGTTGAAATCTGCGTAGAAGATGATCAAAATGATTTATATGTTGAACGAATCCGTATTGAGAAGATGAAACTCAG TTTCTCGAATCTTATAGGCAAGGTTACAATCCAAGAACCTACCTTTCAGAGTATAATTGTTGTTTACAG GAGAACAAGTTCCAAAAAAGAAACAGAGAGGAATATTTATGTGAAGCAATTCAAGAACATTCCAATGGCTGATATGGAGATAGTACTG CCAGAAAAGAAGAATCCAGGCTTAACTCCAATGGATTGGGTCAAATTCATTGTTTCTGCTGTAATCGGACTG GTTACTGTAATCGGTTCACTCAGCTCCCCAAAAGCTGATATCCGGGTCATTTTTGCTATCCTGTCATCAGTGGTTGGTTATTGTGTCAAGACGTACTTCAC GTTTCAAAGTAACTTGGTTTCCTATCAGAGTTTAATCACTCAGTCCGTGTATGACAAACAATTGGATAGTGGAAGGGGCACTCTTCTTCACTTGTGTGACAATGTGATTCAACAAGAA GTAAAAGAGGTGATTGTTTCATTTTTTGTGCTGATGGAGCAAGGACAAGCTACTAGACAG GAACTTGATCAGCGGTGCGAGGATCTGATTAAACATGAATTTGGTGAAATCTGTAATTTTGATGTAGATGATGCAGTTCAAAAGTTAGAAAAGTTGGGAATTGTTACTAAG GACACTGCTGGAAGGTATACAAGTGTCAACTTGAAACTTGCTAATGAGATAATTGGCACCACAACAGAGGAGGTAGTTCTTAAAGCTAAACATCGTGATAGCAGTTCTAGATACTACGGGAAAGTGAAATCCTTCTGA